A genomic stretch from Deltaproteobacteria bacterium includes:
- the kdsB gene encoding 3-deoxy-manno-octulosonate cytidylyltransferase yields MERRPEPVAAVAHRGAARGAARDRPRGQAASVPRGRGGPVTAALRDRLARVRLVVTDVDGVLTDGTLWYAGDGEAIKAFHVRDGAGIRALIDSGVEVAVVTARRSEAVARRLADLGVARYLPGRADKRDALAELAAAAGVDAGEVAYVGDDALDLPALAAAGVAIAVADAHASVRAAADWVTRTPGGRGALREVADAICAARAAADPRFTVAIPARYGSERLPGKPLRAIAGRPMIEHVVRRAVDAGAAEVWVATDDERIAAAARAAGARAALTSPACASGTDRIAALAEHVGWSDDRIVVNLQGDEPAMPPALVRLVAGELAARPDVGIATVAVPVRAPAELFDPNAVKVVCADDGRALWFSRAPIPWVRGAFALGAAPDELPAGVPFLRHVGLYAYRVGDLRRLAALPPHPLETAERLEQLRALAAGVGVYVARADAAPPAGVDVPEDIARVEEVLRGR; encoded by the coding sequence GTGGAGCGACGGCCCGAACCAGTGGCCGCTGTCGCGCACCGAGGAGCTGCTCGAGGGGCTGCTCGCGATCGACCGCGAGGTCAAGCGGCGTCCGTACCTCGAGGACGAGGAGGACCTGTGACGGCGGCGCTGCGCGACCGGCTCGCGCGCGTGCGGCTCGTCGTCACCGACGTCGACGGGGTGCTCACCGACGGCACGCTGTGGTACGCCGGCGACGGCGAGGCGATCAAGGCGTTTCACGTGCGGGACGGGGCCGGCATCCGCGCGCTGATCGACTCGGGGGTGGAGGTGGCGGTGGTGACCGCGCGCCGGTCCGAGGCGGTGGCGCGGCGGCTGGCCGACCTCGGCGTCGCGCGTTACCTGCCCGGGCGGGCGGACAAGCGGGACGCGCTGGCCGAGTTGGCGGCCGCGGCCGGCGTCGACGCCGGCGAGGTGGCGTACGTGGGGGACGATGCGCTCGATCTGCCGGCGCTGGCCGCGGCCGGTGTCGCGATCGCGGTCGCGGACGCGCATGCGAGCGTGCGCGCTGCCGCCGACTGGGTGACGCGCACGCCGGGGGGCCGGGGCGCGCTCCGCGAGGTGGCCGACGCGATCTGCGCGGCGCGCGCGGCGGCGGACCCGCGGTTTACGGTGGCGATCCCGGCGCGCTACGGGTCCGAGCGCCTGCCCGGCAAGCCGCTTCGCGCGATCGCCGGACGGCCGATGATCGAACACGTCGTGCGGCGAGCCGTCGACGCCGGGGCGGCGGAGGTGTGGGTGGCGACCGACGACGAGCGCATCGCCGCCGCGGCGCGGGCCGCCGGCGCGCGCGCCGCGCTCACGTCGCCGGCGTGCGCGTCCGGTACGGATCGCATCGCGGCGCTGGCGGAGCACGTCGGTTGGTCCGACGACCGCATCGTCGTGAACCTGCAGGGTGACGAGCCGGCGATGCCGCCGGCGCTGGTGCGCCTGGTCGCCGGCGAACTGGCGGCGCGGCCCGATGTGGGAATCGCGACGGTGGCGGTACCGGTGCGGGCGCCGGCCGAGCTGTTCGACCCGAATGCGGTCAAGGTCGTGTGCGCCGACGACGGTCGCGCGCTGTGGTTTTCGCGCGCGCCGATCCCGTGGGTCCGCGGCGCGTTCGCGCTCGGCGCGGCGCCCGACGAGCTGCCGGCGGGAGTGCCGTTTTTGCGCCATGTGGGGTTGTACGCGTATCGGGTCGGCGACCTGCGCCGGCTCGCGGCGCTGCCGCCGCACCCGCTCGAGACGGCCGAGCGGCTCGAACAACTGCGCGCGCTCGCGGCCGGCGTCGGCGTGTACGTTGCGCGCGCCGACGCGGCTCCGCCGGCGGGCGTCGATGTGCCGGAGGACATCGCGCGCGTCGAGGAGGTGCTTCGTGGGCGCTAG